From the genome of Papaver somniferum cultivar HN1 chromosome 2, ASM357369v1, whole genome shotgun sequence, one region includes:
- the LOC113346697 gene encoding guanine nucleotide-binding protein-like NSN1, with protein MPKRSKKSKSKRVPLKKKHKIIRKVKEHHKKKAKEAKKLPNHGKKVEKDPGIPNDWPFKEQELKSLEARRAKAIEEAEQKKADKIERRQKRKLEAREDDDDDIDNVPTKQAKAEEESLAVFSKSKDNSDKAFYKELVKVIEASDVILEVLDARDPLGTRCIDMEKLVMKAGPEKHLVLLLNKIDLAPREAVEKWLNYLREELPAVAFKCNTQEQRSNYGWKSSKPGKSGGKSGKPVKTTSKPLKASNILQTSDCLGAETLLKLLKNYSRSHEIKKSITVGIIGLPNVGKSSLINSLKRCRAVSVGATPGLTRSMQEVQLDKNVKLLDCPGVVMLKSEESDASVALRNCKRIEKLEDPIAPVKEILKLCPAKMLVSLYKIAIFDSVDDFLQKVATVRGKLKKGGVLDIQAAAKIVLHDWNEGKIKYYTMPPVRNQGETFESSIVSELGKEFNVGEVYQGESSFIGSLVSLENFSHVEIPPSCPLNFDQKMLEDDEKPEPSKQGKELAGDGDVEMASQEKDMNTTRAKSINSKQNEKLYTAEGMLNPKLKKAEKKKKKKASKLASAGSMDEDYDFKVDFAKKDVDMEEDEDDESENELGAEVPMSGVEVDE; from the exons ATGCCTAAACGAAGCAAGAAGAGTAAAAGTAAGAGAGTTCCATTGAAGAAGAAGCATAAGATTATCAGGAAAGTAAAGGAACATCACAAAAAGAAAGCTAAAGAAGCAAAGAAACTTCCTAACCACGGAAAAAAAGTTGAGAAAGATCCTGGAATTCCTAATGATTGGCCTTTTAAGGAACAAGAGCTCAAATCTCTTGAAGCTCGTCGTGCTAAAGCTATAGAAGAAGCGGAACAAAAAAAAGCTGATAAAATCGAAAGg AGACAAAAGAGAAAGTTGGAGGCAcgagaggatgatgatgatgatattgataatgttcCTACGAAACAAGCCAAGGCTGAGGAGGAATCACTTGCTGTATTTAGTAAGAGCAAAG ATAATTCAGACAAGGCTTTCTACAAGGAGTTAGTCAAAGTTATAGAAGCATCAGATGTCATTTTGGAAGTTCTTGATGCTAGGGATCCTCTTGGTACTCGCTGTATTGATATGGAAAAGTTGGTAATGAAAGCGGGTCCTGAGAAACATCTTGTCTTGCTTCTTAACAAAATAG ACCTTGCTCCTCGCGAGGCTGTCGAGAAATGGCTTAATTATCTTAGGGAAGAGTTGCCTGCGGTTGCCTTCAAATGTAACACCCAGGAGCAGAGATCAAATTATGGTTGGAAGTCGTCGAAACCAGGAAAATCTGGGGGGAAATCTGGGAAACCTGTGAAAACGACTTCAAAACCCTTGAAAGCaagcaatattttgcaaaccagtGATTGTCTTGGAGCCGAAACTCTTTTGAAGTTGCTGAAGAATTACTCAAGAAGTCATGAG ATTAAGAAGTCGATAACAGTTGGTATCATTGGGCTTCCCAATGTTGGTAAGAGTAGTTTGATTAATAGTTTGAAGAGATGCCGTGCTGTCAGTGTTGGTGCTACTCCAGGATTAACACGCTCAATGCAAGAAGTTCAATTAGACAAGAATGTCAAGCTGTTGGATTGTCCTGGTGTTGTCATGCTCAAATCAGAGGAGAGTGATGCATCTGTAGCTCTTCGAAATTGCAAAAGAATTGAAAAATTAGAAGATCCCATCGCTCCAG TGAAGGAAATTCTCAAGCTCTGCCCTGCCAAAATGTTGGTCTCCTTGTACAAGATTGCAATATTCGATTCAGTTGATGACTTCCTCCAGAAGGTGGCTACTGTTAGGGGTAAGCTTAAAAAAGGCGGTGTTTTGGATATTCAGGCCGCTGCAAAGATAGTTCTCCATGATTGGAATGAGG GAAAAATTAAATACTACACGATGCCTCCTGTTAGGAACCAAGGAGAGACGTTTGAGTCCTCAATTGTATCAGAGCTTGGAAAAGAGTTCAATGTTGGTGAAGTTTACCAGGGTGAATCTTCATTCATTGGTAGCCTTGTGTCTCTTGAGAATTTTAGTCATGTTGAAATTCCTCCTAGCTGTCCCCTGAACTTCGATCAGAAAATGCTCGAG GATGATGAAAAGCCCGAACCTTCAAAACAAGGCAAGGAATTGGCTGGAGATGGTGATGTTGAAATGGCCAGTCAAGAGAAGGATATGAACACTACCAGGGCAAAGTCCATAAACAGCAAGCAAAATGAGAAGCTCTATACAGCAGAAGGAATGTTGAATCCCAAGTTAAAGAAGgctgagaaaaagaagaagaagaaagctagTAAATTAGCCTCGGCGGGTTCTATGGACGAGGACTATGATTTTAAGGTGGATTTTGCAAAGAAGGATGTCGACATGGAGGAGGACGAGGATGATGAGTCGGAAAATGAACTCGGTGCTGAGGTGCCAATGTCAGGAGTTGAGGTTGATGAATGA